Part of the Mauremys mutica isolate MM-2020 ecotype Southern chromosome 1, ASM2049712v1, whole genome shotgun sequence genome is shown below.
GCTATGGAGGAGTTCAAGGCATCCTTTAAGCTTCTCTTAGTTAACTAAGTATCACCATAAGGCAAGTTTTCTGTTCTTTTAAATATACCTCCCAATTTTTTCCAGATTTCTGCTCAAAGTAGGCTTTAAACTCTCACTGGCTGGGTCAGATTCCAAAGGCTACTACTTATCCCCTTGAGCTTTCCAGCTGGTGTGGATACATATATACTTTTTTAATAGACAACATTTTTAAACTTAACTGCATCTTAGTTTTTGTCTGTGTTACTGGCACATTTCAATAAAACCGTTTGGAAAATAAGATTCAGTGCTTCAATTCAGGTGGTCATTTGCAAGGTGGTTGTTTCTATATAAAGgtttattaaaattatttaaaaaatacacaacCAACTTCAGAAGGTTGCCATATGTTAATGTATGTTAACTTGCCATACACTGAACTTTTATAATTTAGTATGAAATTTCAATCTGATAATCTCTTCTCCTCCAACAGCTGCTTCTGCACAATCACTCAAAGGGAACAGATCTCACTAAGCATGCTTTAAATTTGTAGACTAACACCCAGACCAAGATTTTAGGGAATAAATACTGATTCCCAAATTAATAGGTACCCATCTTGAGATGGCTTAACTGGGCTTTTTGGAGGGCTGATACTCAAATACATTTCCTTAAAATCACCCCTCCCCCAATTAGGGTAACTtgagttggacacccaaaaatactagtcactcttgaaaatcttgTTCTGATTCTTCTACTCTTTAACTATAGAGGCTGCAAATAGACAAGTTTGCTCAGCTGCCCTGTACTTGGTTAAAGCCTCAGTGACAATTTATTGTCTTTTCTACCCTACTTTTTATGACTGATAAAGAAAACTCACACCTGATGTGTACTAATCAGCATCTATGTTGCTTGCCGGTGTAAGTCATCCGAGCCCCCCTTCCGTCTACAAGTTTGAGATCCTTTCTCAGGCTATAGACCAACCTTTTAGAAGACAAAATATGCAACAACCTTCTCTTGGGCATGGTTTAGAACAGGGATCGCAAACtcgccacgagggccacatgaggactactACATTGGCCCGATAGCTGCATCACTGAAGCCTTTTCATACAACGCTACCAAAgtatagtcaaaaatgaaaaaaatgaagagtaatatagtatgctattaaaagtcaatgtattaactttttaaaaactgtaatgcgaagaggggttttaataaaatataaacaccagTAACTATTCCTTATGTGGTCAGTAACACTGATGATGATCTACACTAACAGTCTATCAACATAGCTGTAACGGCAGGAACTTGTAACTATTGATACAAAATATGTTGCTGCTTTAACAAACATTCTTCCCAACTATTCACAGCAAATAATACATGCTTGAACTTCATACCTCAgactgctcctctcctccatgaggccccacccctgcctcttccaaccccttctccaaagtccccgccccaactccgccccggAATCGGTGGAATCGGCACCTATGGCAGGTGCAGGAAATAATTCCACTggctgcgtgtttgagaccccctggTTTAGAACCATCGTATTTTGACCCCGGAGGTTCACCGGCACCTGGCTTTCTCCCTTCCCTGAAATACCGCAACCCCCTCCTTCGTTTTAGGGAACCAAGAAGAGCCATTGTTTATGGAGAAAAGCCCTTTCTTCCTGTGCAAGGATCGTCCCAAGCCACAGCAGGGCTGGGTGTATAAATTTACCGGGCGCTTCTACCCCGCCCCCCTTGTGCTCCAGCCCCGCCCTGATCTTCCCCTTTCGCGTTTAGCAGGTCTGGGGCCGCTTGTTTCTCTTTCACTCCTCGATGGCCTGAGGCGCCTCGGTCCCCGGAGCGAGGGGAGAAGCGGGACGCTACAGCCGCGGCCCCTGCGCAGACTTGGCTGGACTTGCAGGTGCGAGGAGCTTCTCGGGgcggctccctgcagcggcaccACCCCAGCAAGGAGCGGGGCGGGGAGGTGGGGTTGCAGCCCCGGGAATGGGGAGCGCGCTGCGGGGTGAGCTGAAGAGAGGGGGACCGGGGATCAGCGGGCGGGTGGCTCCCCGTGGCGACGGTGAGCTCAGGCCTGCAAACGCTACCGCGAgtcactgcagctgggtgtgtcctgcTCCTTCCCATCCTGCTGGGCCTTCTGCTGTGTGCCTCTGGCAAGGCACTTCAGCGGCACTGCAGGCAGCACCTGGCCTTTGTAGGGGGCTGGTACTTGTTACAATCACCTCAGGAGCCAGGGGTGCTGGgacagtttgtatagtgggggtgctgctgtAACGCACACAGCTCCTGGCTGTGTTCTGCCCCATCTAGTGAGACActtagagcaaactcattaatctcccTCGCTAAGTGTCTccgtgccactagatgggacagaacacagcCAGGAGCTGTGTGCGCCGTTGAATCAAACTGTTAACGCTGTATATGAtgtaaaccacttcaagccagggcgtgcggcagcacccccggcacccatagttccagcacctgtgccaGGAGCCcttgttctaggtgctgtacacagaataaaagatggtccctgccccaaggagttggAAATGTAAAATCAGCACAATTCATTTTGGAATTAGGAAAATTCACCTTTCTAAGATGTTACTTCCTTTCTTCTGAATGCTTCATATGCAagtagaattcaatttttattttgttataatgttgacaggaaaaaaatcacttgaaGTATTTTTTGTATTGATTTAAAAACTTCACAGTTGTAGGAAGTTATATGGCGGGGGAGTCAGACAATGACAGTAGACGCCAAGATTCAGAAAGTTAAAACTTTTTAACTGTGAAAACACACACCGTCAACAGCAAACGTCAAAATAtccaaagtaaatatccttaaatcaaactctaagacgttatcaagcaaaaaaaaatttattttgcttttgatAAATTTCAtttatcatcaatggaaatatattttcatgggtttgtgtgtgtctggtgaaatcaacatttaccaataaaaatctaatccaggggtggccaacttgtcactccagagccacatgtggctcttcagaagttaatatgcggctctttGTATAGggaccgactccggggctggagctacaggcgccaacttttcaATGCGCtgaggggtgctcactgctcaacccctggctctgccacaggccctgcctccacaccaacccctcccctgagcctgctgtgctctcactcctccccctctgagcctcctgcatgccacaaaacaggtgattaggaggtgtggggggcggggtggaagGACATAGGCATgactgctggtgggcaggaggtgctgggtggggggaagTTGATGGGGgtgctgctgacgtattactgtggctctttggcaatgtacattggtaaattttggctccttctcaggctcaggttggccacccctgatctaatcCTGCCAAGCTTATTTATATGACTGACATATATGCCCTTTCATCATAACACTTCCACTTCATAGGCTGCGTTTCATTGTTTTTGTGTTGTGTAGGAGAAGTCATTTGGGATTCTTTAGAACAATATTACTTATGCCTAGCTCTTGTATAGAGCTTTTCATCTGTAGCTCTCAAAACACATTACAAAGGAGGTAACTATCATTGTCCTTATTTCacacatgaggaaactgaggcatgaagtgGTGATCTGACCTGCCAAAGGTTATACAGTAGGCCAGTGGCAGATACAGGAATAGAACATAGGACTCCGGAGGCcctgtccagtgctctgtccactggaccacactgcagatgaaaggtgctatttaaatgtaaaatatgaCTAGACTATAAACTCCTAATTCTCCCACTATAGCCTGAAAAATTTAGTTTGAACCTCATATTATTTTCACCCGGCAGAAAGTGTGGTTTGATCTGTGAATGctctccagaccccctcccccagaatTTTCTGTACATTGGTGTGAACTCTTCTATTTTGTGTGTTAGGTGTTATGGAACTGTCAGCCGGGAGTGAGCTCTGGGCCTTTGCCTTTTTCTGCCGTGTAGGAATCCTGGTCTCCTCAGGTAAGCGGAATCTTGACCTGGATCCCAAGTCACATGCTTCTCTCTGACCTTTACCTTAGACACATGGTGGGAAAAGGGGCCACTTCTACCCAAGAATCATGTGGACAGAATCACAACAGCACCACCAAGGTGTGTGGCAGGGAACAAGAGGAATGAATTCACATAGAAATAGGGGTTGTTCACGAGACAGCTCTTGCGCTGCTGTACAGTTTGAATGGCAGCACTGCATAAGAGCAGAAGTCCAGggaagaaaggaaaagaggaagATAATTTGACCCACATTATGAAGGGCAGTAGAAGAATGGAAGTGAATAATTATAGAGCACAAGCCCTTTGGGTTAAGGAGGAAGCTGATAGTGAGATTTGTTGGGGTGGGATTGAAGTGATTAAAGAGAACTGGAGGATAGGAAATCAAGGCTGCTTGCTCAGGGAATTTAGAGACAAAGGGGAAAAAGGAGATGAAGTAGTTGGTGAAATAGAGGGAGGGTTTCTTAGGGCTATTGAGCAAAGAAGAAAGGAGCTGTAGGAGAAAGAGAGGTTGTAAACAAGAGATCCGGGGGAtgggaggtgattttttttttaatgtatttttaccAGAATGGGAGTGGAAGGGGTAATTTCCttgtatatatttatttaggTGAAGcaaacaaaacccacaaaaacataaaacaacaTACTATGTTAGGCCCAAGTAGTGGTGTAAGATATCAAGAACTAAAGCTGATCGAACTGTTTGTCCCAAATGTAGGCCCCTTTCTGATCAGATCCATGCACCAATCCTGTTCTGTAGTAAGGTTGAAGCAAATAACGTACATGCAAACAAACTTTTGACAATTTGTGGTGTGACTGGTCACTTAACTCATGTGCTATTGTTACTGCCTATTGATGTTGTGAATGAACTCTTTATATGGGAGAATAATAAATGACTGGTAAATAACCAGGAACACACCTCTACTGTGAATTTTCCAATGAACGCTCACTTACGTTAAAATTCATGACACTGTCAGGCTTCACAAACGTTTTTGCAAATGCCTGGCACTTGTTTGAATACTCATGTGTGACTGAATTTTACCCCATGCATACAAGTGGCCCAAACTCTGTGCTTTTATTCCTGAAAATCAGTAGTGAATGAATTTTCTCAATATTTGTCCTTTTTATCAAGAACCTTAATTCTTTACCAATCACCCATTCACTTTGCACCTGGACATAGATCATAAACACACCTGGCTCAGGAATCACATGACTTATAGTATTATTGGAATTGGGCTATGGAACCTTTTACTCCTAGGACATTAGTTCCAAATTGGGATGAGGAGGTGGGAGTGAATTTGACAGAGAGGATCACTCAATAATTTTACTCCATGTATCTCCTAAATGGGACAGAGAGGACATTTCCCTGTTCACCTGTCATTGATTTAGGAGACTCACAAGACAGATGTGGAGTTTCTAGGAAATGTTTGCAAATATAGGGCTCGATCCTGAGAAGTGCTATATGCACTTGCTGGGGGATTGTCCAGTGCTCTTGGCTCCCCATTTTAGGATTGGGGCATACTGGTTAGTGTGGCTGGGTGGGAGAGACACATTTGTGAGCAGGAAATCTGCCTGGACCATGGTAGTGGTAACAAGTATGGTGAGTGATGGTGGGTAGGGCTGGTGGTAAGCAATTCTAGTATTTTTAGGTTATTATGCCATGCTCTTTCCCAGTGCTATCAGATTTAAAAGGAGTAGCTCCCACTCACATCCGTTGGATGCTTGGGTTGCCCAGGATGCTCTTCTGCATGATTTTCCCCTGTGTAATGGTGGTCATAGTCTCCTTTGTCACTCTGTtggagttttgttttttggtgatGAAGATGGTTGGTAGTTAAGCGAGGAGAACTACAATGATGGGAATGCAGATAGTTATAATCCAGAATGTGGTGGAGGTGGGGTTTGGCGATGTTGGAACTGAATAGGCAATAAGGTGCTGGTGTTGTATTAATACCTTTCATGATATCCCTTTCAGAAAGCTTTACCCTGAAAGGATCAGATTCTCCAGTGATTGCCACAGTTGGCACAGATGTCATCCTTCCATGCCAACTTTCACCTAGGACCAGTGCCAAACAGATGGAAGTGAGATGGCATAGCAGTGAGATTCCTGGCCTGACCCATCATTATGTGAATGGGCAGGATGCCCCGCAGAAGCAGAACGCGCACTACCGGGGAAGGACAGAGCTATTCAAGGAGGAGCTTCCCAATGGCAATGTCTCTCTACTGTTAAAGAAGGTTCAGGTGGCAGATGGAGGCAGCTATGTCTGCTTCATTGGCAACAAATTGAATTATTTCGAAGGCCTTGTGGAGTTAAAGGTTGGAGGTAAAGTAGGTTCTTGTTGTCAGTGAATTGCTTTTCTGTTTTAGCAGGTGACATGTCCTTCACTGACATGTATCGCCTGCAAACACATACACATTTTCCTCTCGCattcttttatttcatttcaaatcTCTGCCAGGTACCTAAGCAGTTATTATCCACCTCTAGTCACCCAGATCCCATGTCAGCTGGCAGCAGTTATTGAGAGGCCTTGGTGACTGGCTTTGGCTACAGAGGGCCGTGATGTTCCTCTGCTGACTACACATTATCATAGCGCATCAATGCACATGTTAGTGATACCAACATGGTGAATCCTTTCCCTCCCAATGGGAACAAAGTACTGGTGTTTCCATGTGGAGTAAGCTAATGTTACTTGGTTTGCTTTGACACAGCTGTTGGCACAGGCCCCACAATCTCTGTGCACCGTTCCCAGGACCAGGCAGTGACACTCACTTGCAGTTCAGAAGGGTGGTATCCGGAACCAGCAATACTGTGGACTGACATGCATGGTCAAAGACAGAATTCAACTGTGTCATCTGTAAAAGATGTTCAAGGTCTACACAATACTCAGAGTCACGTGGATGTGAAAGATAACAAGAACCAGGTCCTGGTGTGTCAGCTCCAAAGCAACTTCTGGGACCAGACAAGACAGTCGGCACTGCAACTTTCCAGTAAGGCTATCCTATTCCAAAGAGTTTGTCTGGGCAGTAGAAGACTGGTTAATGGTTTGCTGGACATAAATGGTTAGGGCAGAACAGAGCCACAGAAAGCAGGAGGTTTACAGTGTGTCTTCTTGGAATTTCTAGTCTCTCTGAACATCTCCTCTTTATTTTCTATAtagcatttaaaaatacatagtATCGTATGTTGTAGCTGGGGCTTATGGTGGATGAGGGAATCTAGATGAGATGCTTGTAGTTTAGGGGATCCCAGTAGGATCCATGGGGGACTTCAGAGCCGCTTATGGAGCGTCCTAGATGTGGACACATGGCATGAAGAATGTCAGTGAGACACCCTGAGACTCCTTCCAGTTCTAAAGTTATCTTCTTCCTGAACTAACAACCCACTTCTCTTTCATTTCAGGTGATTTATTCCCATATGATAAACACCCATATGTAGTCACCACAGTGATATTCTGTCTATTGTTCATTATATTGGGTGTGATTACAGGCTTCGTattcaaaacagagagagaatccAAAGGTACGTTTCTGGTCCTTTGCCAGTATAGAATATTCTCCATAGACAAATGCATCCTGAGATAGAGATTAAAAGCAAGAATTAGGTATGGAATGTGTGATGGGAGAGAAATATCAATAAGATACAGATGTTAGTATTTTCAGCTCCTGTGAATGATTGATTGGTTCTACCCCTTGGCCCTGAGAATTTCCTCCACTACATTTAGATTTCCTGGGCTCACCAAAAAATGCTCTTATTTTTGCCATCATTTTATCATATTTCGCTGAAGTAGATCTCTGTGGGAAGGAGACCCTTTGATCATGGGAATGTAGTGTCAATTCAGGATGAGGGTATTGCGTAGGTTGGCTGAGTATGTACACACTGTAGGTATAATACCAGTTGATGGTCTCTTCTTTGCACAGTCATCTCTGCTCTTTTCTTTCCTCAGGAAAGCTTCAAATTGCAAAAGGTATGTAATTTGTTTTTCTAGAATGGACTCCTTTGGTCTCTCTCTGCATCTTCCTCTCTTTTCACTATTGTCTGTCTCTCCCAGCCCCTACTCTTCTATCATGTTcatctgtgtttctctctctctctcaggagcCTGAGGATTGATTCAGAAGGATAATTGTCTCTTCACTGATTGGGGGCAGTTAGACAGTTAGTGATTCTCCTTTTCAGTATCGGATAACAGTTATAACTTGTAACATGTTCAAGTTCACTAATGTTTTACACATGCCCTGTTGGCACGCGCCCCAACCGCACATGGGTGTCTTGGGTATTTCTGCCTGTGACTGGATTTCTATGGTACTGTCTTTCCGGTGTTATATTTTGGAGCTGCTTTAgtgactccatagttaaggttctAAGACAGTTGTCATTATAAGCCTGTTTTTGACCTTTGTCTAGAACTTCCTtacaacaaacaaaacccaaacttaCTTTCTTCCTGAAATTTGGCATGTGTGATCTCGTAGCATGAAGAAgtgtttttatttctatttttgaaAGTTTGAGGTTAATCTGATAAGGCAGTTTGGGGAATCTGAGACtttgatttaagaacataagaacggccgtaccgggtcagaccaaaggtccatctagcccagtatctgtctaccaacagtggccaatgccaggtgccccagagggagtgaacctaacaggcaatgatcaagtgatctctctcctgccagccatctccatcctctgacgaacagaggctaggaacaccattcttacccatcctggctaatagccatttatggacttagccaccatgaatttatccagttcccttttaaacactgttacagtcctagccttcacaacctcctcaggtaaagagttccacaagttgactgtgcgctgcgtgaagaagaacttccttttatttgttttaaacctgctgcctattaatttcatttggtgacccctagttcttgtattatgggaataagtaaataactttttccttatccactttctccacatccactcatgattttatatacctctatcatatccccccttagtcttctcttttccaagctgaagagtcctagcctctttaatctttcctcgtatgggaccctctccaaacccctaatcattttagttgcccttttctgaaccttttctagtgccagtatatcttttttgaggtgaggagaccacatctgtacacagtattcgagatgtgggcgtaccatggatttatataaggggaatactatattctcagtcttattctctatcccctttttaatgattcctaacatcctgtttgcttttttgaccacctctgcacactgcgtggacatcttcagagaactatccatgatgactccaagatctttttcctgactcgttgtagctaaattagcccccatcatattgtatgtatagttggggttattttttccaatatgcattactttacatttatccacattaaatttcatttgccattttgttgcccaatcacttagttttgtgagatctttttgaagttcttcacaatctgctttggtcttaactatcttgagcagtttagtatcatctgcaaactttgccaaaTTTGAGTGATTACTGTTCTactttttgaaaaatctcactttATGTATCTCACTGTGATCTAGAAACAGCACATTTCTTTTATATGCTAGTTTTTAGTGAACTCTATCAGACCGTAGAAAGTCTACTCAACGGGGTGCGTGTGTGCAAGGGGAGGATATGTACTTCTCCCTATGCTGTCTTGACTTCTCTGTTCTTCGTGCTCCTACATACTCCTCCATAGCAGTTGCTAAAAAATGGGGGGCCTCCTTCTGGCATATGTCAAAGTGCTCAGTAATAGTGGGCAAAGTGCATGCTggattggggagggggaaggactttgagggcagggggaatgggagcATGCTGAAAAGGGCATTTCTTCCAACCTGCTCCCTGAGTTCCATCCAGGAGACATGGGGAGTGAAGAACTCCTTCTCTGGCTGCTGCTTGCTGTTACTTGGTTTGGTCTCCAGAACTTCCAATCAGCTTGACAGATGTGAACGTTCCATTCTGGAgaactttatttaaaatatcaaatTAAAGTAATCTTTGGTCCTGTGCACTAGATCTCAACTAACTGAATTCAGTAAACTGTTTTATCTCCCTGCCTCATTCTGTTTTCTTGGTAGATAATACACAGATACAGATATTTCTATGTCTATATTAAACTCTaaatacctatggacagattttttAAGTGAGTATTTAAAGTTGTTTCTAAGCTCATATTTAAATACCAAAATAAGAGGCCCaatttttcaaaagtactgaccacccagcagctcccatggacTTTATTGAAGCTGCTGGGTATACATCACTTTAGAAAGTCAGGTCATTTGTTTAGGTATTTCACTGTGTGTATAGCTGGAGTCTAAGTATATGTATGAACTTTTGGAGTTGGCCTTTTTTTAAGGTGTCACAACCAATGAACTTCTTGTCCAGTTCATTTCAAATCTGGCAGAAGAATTATATCTCAGTGACATACCTAACTTACCAGTTTTGAGACTGATAGTTCTTTTTCTGTGGAATGTAAGAGGAGTGTCACAATCGGGTTTATGGTGCAAACTCTGTTAACTTTGGTATTCTTTCCTAACTTCTCTTGTTTCACATTTCAGAGCTATTGAAGGCCCAAAACTCAGCTGGTGAGTAACCAAAAAAACAGTTACTTTATTTATTCTTTGGGATCTCAGTGAAATTACCTCCTTTTTAGTCCAACACCACGTTCTGAAGGTCAGTATACATGAAGAACTTACCTCAGTAATGGAGGTGGACAAGCTAAATCCAGTGTCTTGCCTTCTTGCCAGAGAGGACTGATTATTCAAAGAATGGGTGGGAGGGAACTATAAAAAGGAGAGGAACTTGTGAGCCTTCCTGAAAGCTTGTAGCTCACAGTCCCAGTCTCTGTCACCACTGTGTCAAAGTCCTTTTTCTTATTATTGGGTTTACTGGGGACCTGAGTAGACCTCATTGCAGAGGGATAAATCCACATGAAAGTTAGTAGTTATGCGAAATCATTGGTGTCACTGAGAGCAGAGTTTGTTTCTAAATGTGTGTGTGAAATTGGACAGTACCTCCCAGAGTGACATAAAGGGAGTCTCTGCCAATCAAAGTGTGATTTTTGCCCTGAAAATTGTTTTTGTAAAAACAGTCCAGTGGGAGTCCACAGTTACTGTCTGTCAATGATTTCCACAGGAAATTTGcttattttacaaataaaaagatataaaacacAATCTAGGCTCTGAAAGTCCAGCTAGAGTCTTTCCTGCAACTTTGGAGTGTCTTAAAATTTAAGCCATCActgacacctgtgcaaccccCATTCAATGGGTTTGGCCAGGTGTAAATGAGATTTAATGAAGACTTCTGTTAATAAACTACAAGAAGGAATGGAATCCAGCTAACTCTCATCTGTGTGGCACTCACAGGTAaaaccctgcaaatctgcaggtaTCCTCTTTATAGCCACCAACCATGTTTGTGGATCATGGATGCAGATACAGATTTTGTATGCGCGCAGAGCTCTACTCACAGGAGCAAGAAGCAGTGTCTTAGTCAGTAAAGTAAGCAGATATAATTTTGGATACACTCAGGGCACAGTTCTGATGAGTAAGAAGAAACAATGTTTACTTAAAATATGTTTCTACTGTGAAAATTATTTTAAGGCTGTAGAAGGACCTTAGGGAATCAGGAAGACAGGTAGTGAATGTAGGGGATGCTTCTGTAAATTGTGTGATGTAGGAAGTGAAAGATCACCCACACTTGTTTTTTGTTCTctcctcttttccccccccccccgcccatctgTCTCCATTTAACTGTACAGTGCAAATCCGATTGGATCCTAAAACAGCCCATCCCAACCTTCATATTTCATCGAATTTCCTACATGTAAACCACACTGACCAGAAGCAAGCGGTGACAGATACTCCAGAGAGATTTGATGAATGGGCCTGCGTCCTAGGATCTGAGACCCTCCAAGCTGAGAAGGAATATTACTGGGAAGTGCATGTGGGAAATAAGACAGACTGGGATCTTGGGGTAACAAACGGGAAGGCTAATAGGAAAGGCTGGCAAGATTTGAAGCCAGAGAATGGGTACTGGGGGATACGATTTTTTAACAGTACTGATTATATAGCCTTTGTGGAGTCTCCAGTTAAACTAAGACTTGGCAAACAGCCTGAAGTAGTTGGGATTCACTTGAATGGTAAGGCTCAGAGTTTAAATTTCTATGATGTTTCAGAAATGTCTCACATCTACACTTTTAGACTGAAATCCTCTCTGGATGTATACCCCTATTTCTGTCCTGGTCTGAACAAAAATGGGAAAAACAAAGACCCTCTCAAACTTCGCTTTCTCTCTCATGGCTACTGTGACCTGATGTCTTCAAATTCCATTCCTTCACCTCCCACCTCCACATTGGAGCTCTTGGGAAGCACTAAAGGAAAGGATGTGGCCACAGAACACTCCA
Proteins encoded:
- the LOC123368267 gene encoding butyrophilin subfamily 1 member A1-like; its protein translation is MELSAGSELWAFAFFCRVGILVSSESFTLKGSDSPVIATVGTDVILPCQLSPRTSAKQMEVRWHSSEIPGLTHHYVNGQDAPQKQNAHYRGRTELFKEELPNGNVSLLLKKVQVADGGSYVCFIGNKLNYFEGLVELKVGAVGTGPTISVHRSQDQAVTLTCSSEGWYPEPAILWTDMHGQRQNSTVSSVKDVQGLHNTQSHVDVKDNKNQVLVCQLQSNFWDQTRQSALQLSSDLFPYDKHPYVVTTVIFCLLFIILGVITGFVFKTERESKGKLQIAKELLKAQNSAVQIRLDPKTAHPNLHISSNFLHVNHTDQKQAVTDTPERFDEWACVLGSETLQAEKEYYWEVHVGNKTDWDLGVTNGKANRKGWQDLKPENGYWGIRFFNSTDYIAFVESPVKLRLGKQPEVVGIHLNGKAQSLNFYDVSEMSHIYTFRLKSSLDVYPYFCPGLNKNGKNKDPLKLRFLSHGYCDLMSSNSIPSPPTSTLELLGSTKGKDVATEHSSLNNSDDVTVPFLHQASCRQKQEPSAPSGNVHNCVQVLS